ACTTAAATGGATACAAAATGTGCAAAAAAAATTTAACGTTCGTTGTGCTATTGAAATTGGCACATTAAATCATCTTAATTTGGCTCTTGAATATAATATTAACACTTTTTGGATAGGGGCAAGAACAACATGCAATCCATTTACAGTTGAAGAGATTTCAAAAAAATTAAAAAATAAAAATGTGGAAATATGGATAAAAAATCCAATTTTTCCAGACATAAAGCTCTGGATAGGTGCTATTGAAAGATTCAAAAAAAATAAAAAAAACACAATTAAGCTGATACACCGCGGGTTTTTTCTTGAAAACTCGAAAAAATATCGCAACCAGCCTAGATGGGATTTGTTGAAAATAATTCGACAGGAATATCCGGAAATTCCAATTATTCATGACCCAAGCCATATTGCTGGAAATCGGGAATTAATTTACCCAATTTGTAAAAAGGCGCTAGAAAAAAAAGTAGATGGCTTAATGATTGAAGTGCACAATGAACCTGATAATGCACTAAGTGATTCTAAACAACAATTATCCCCGATTCAGTTTAAACAGTTATTAATCAGTCTTGGACTAAAATAACCTTCCTAGTTCTTTTTGGATTTTTTTCTCTAAGGAGCTGAGAGCGGAAAAATTCTGTAATAGTTGTTCATCATCTTTTTCAAGATTCTTTAGTTCTAATAAAGAATTTTGAACCATGTCTTGAACGCGCTTTAACTTAAACCTCAATATAGATTCCTTAGTTATCGAAAATAATCTATCTTCCTCTTCCAAAACAATAATATCTTTTTGTTTCCAATTACTTAATAGATACTTTTGTCCTATAACATAAGAAGCTAAATCCCTAATTGCTACATTATCATGAGCTAAAAAATTATCCTTAGAAATACTATCCTTAGACTGTAAATTATTTTTCACATATGACAAAACATCATTAAATAACGGAACACTAAATAATATATTATCTCTATCTAACTCTTGACATATAAATTCGGCAACATTAAATTTTTTTTCTTCAGAAGAAGTATAAGATGATGTTCCATAATTAATAAACAACCTTATTAACTGAAACTCTTCAATATATTTTGATTTTAAATCAGCAAGTGATTGAGTATCTGCTACTTTATCAGCAGCTTTTAAGTTCAATTTAGCTGTGTTTTTTTTGCTCGAAATAATTATTTTTTTTAATTCTATTTTTAAATCATTCTCGGAAATCTTTAAAATTTTTGCCGCTGCTCTTAAATGTAAAGCTTGTGATATCGCATCATCAATTAATGAGATAGATAATAAAATATCTTTGGTTGATTGTATTATATTAACTGTATCAGAAGTGTTGGATAGAGAATACTTATAAGTAATAAAATCAACTGTATTATCATTAAAATACCTAGATATATCCTCATAAGATTTATCCTTTACAAAAGAAGCTGGGTCATCATTATTAGGTAATTGTAAAATCTTAGGAAACATATTTTGTTTTAAAATTATATCGATCGCTTTTACAGTTGCTAATAAACCAGCATTATCTGAATCGAACATCATTACTAAATTATTGGTAAATCTTTTTATTAATCTTACTTGATCATTTGTTAAAGCGGTACCGCAATTAGAAACTACATTCTTAATGCCAGATTGATATAATGCAATAACATCAGTATAGCCTTCTACAACATAACAAAAGTCTAATTTTTTAATATGTTTTTTAGCTAAATGTAAGCCATATAATACTTTTGACTTTTGATATATTTCTGAACTATCTGAGTTAAGATATTTTGCTTTTTTAACATCTGATTCTAAAACTCTTCCTCCAAATCCTACAACCTGCCCTGTGATACTATGAATTGGAAATATTAATCTGCCCGAAAATCGATTTTGATATTTTTCATTTACTATACGTGTCTTTAATAAAAAATCTATGTTATATCCCGCTTTTTTGGTTTCAGCAACTAAATTCTTGTCCTTTATAGGGCAGAAACCTATATTAAATTCTTGAATTGTAGTATTTTTAAAACCGCGCGAATATAAATACTCTAAAGCATTATTATCTTTGCCTATTAAATTATTGCAGAAGTATTTCTCTGCAAAACTTAAAACTAACAAAGATGCTTCTCTTTCAGTTGCTTTTTTTTGTGCATCAGAATCAAGTTCTATATATTCTACATTGATGTTATATTTCTTAGCTAAGAATAACAATGCTTCAGGGTAAGAGTACTGCTCGTGTTCCATTAAAAACGAAACAACATTACCGCCTTTGCCTGAACTAAAATCTTTCCAAATTTCCTTAGTTGGAGAAACTACAAAAGATGGTGTTTTTTCGTCGTTAAATGGACTTAAACCCTTGTAATTTGCACCTGTTTTCTTTAGAAGAACAAATTCTGAAATTACCTCCTCTATAACTGCAGCACCAAAAATTTCATCTATAGATTTTTTCGAAATTCTCATCTATTTTTTTCTCTCAATTAAGTAGTCAAGTAAAGATAGTAATACTTTCTTATATACATTTTCATCAAAATTAGCGAGAATTGTTTTTGATTCCGAATAAAACTTCTCTACAACAGATTCTGCCATTTCTATGCCTTTATACTTTTTTATTAAATCATATACAATATATATGTCATGTGTTGTAGTGTTTTTGCTTCTTAAGATTTTATAAGCTTTTTGTTTTTCAATTAAATTCATTTGCCTAAATGATAATA
This sequence is a window from Flavobacteriales bacterium TMED191. Protein-coding genes within it:
- the dnaG gene encoding DNA primase, which produces MRISKKSIDEIFGAAVIEEVISEFVLLKKTGANYKGLSPFNDEKTPSFVVSPTKEIWKDFSSGKGGNVVSFLMEHEQYSYPEALLFLAKKYNINVEYIELDSDAQKKATEREASLLVLSFAEKYFCNNLIGKDNNALEYLYSRGFKNTTIQEFNIGFCPIKDKNLVAETKKAGYNIDFLLKTRIVNEKYQNRFSGRLIFPIHSITGQVVGFGGRVLESDVKKAKYLNSDSSEIYQKSKVLYGLHLAKKHIKKLDFCYVVEGYTDVIALYQSGIKNVVSNCGTALTNDQVRLIKRFTNNLVMMFDSDNAGLLATVKAIDIILKQNMFPKILQLPNNDDPASFVKDKSYEDISRYFNDNTVDFITYKYSLSNTSDTVNIIQSTKDILLSISLIDDAISQALHLRAAAKILKISENDLKIELKKIIISSKKNTAKLNLKAADKVADTQSLADLKSKYIEEFQLIRLFINYGTSSYTSSEEKKFNVAEFICQELDRDNILFSVPLFNDVLSYVKNNLQSKDSISKDNFLAHDNVAIRDLASYVIGQKYLLSNWKQKDIIVLEEEDRLFSITKESILRFKLKRVQDMVQNSLLELKNLEKDDEQLLQNFSALSSLEKKIQKELGRLF